From a single Terriglobales bacterium genomic region:
- the rlmB gene encoding 23S rRNA (guanosine(2251)-2'-O)-methyltransferase RlmB, whose amino-acid sequence MEIIFGIHAVTEALKARGRAFEYVAVSGRNDARVEKLIAECRALQVPVRFLPRHQLDRMTHGGAHQGVVAVAAARRYDAPEAILAHRRGHHAFVLVLDGIEDPHNLGAILRTADAAGADGVLIPERRAVGVTATVAKVSAGASEHLPIARVTNLGRALEELKARNVWIVGLDERAPQSYESLDYNMDCALVLGAEGKGMHEQIRRRCDFLVSIPMLGKVPSLNVSVAAAVVMYELVRQRRLNQPEVSS is encoded by the coding sequence ATGGAGATCATCTTCGGCATCCATGCCGTGACTGAGGCCCTGAAGGCCCGCGGCCGCGCATTCGAGTACGTCGCGGTCTCCGGGCGCAACGATGCTCGCGTCGAGAAGCTGATTGCGGAATGCCGTGCGCTGCAGGTCCCGGTGCGCTTCCTGCCGCGCCACCAGCTTGACCGCATGACGCACGGCGGCGCGCACCAGGGCGTGGTGGCGGTGGCGGCGGCGCGGCGCTATGACGCCCCGGAGGCCATCCTGGCCCATCGCCGCGGACATCACGCTTTCGTCCTGGTGCTCGACGGCATCGAAGACCCGCACAACCTGGGTGCCATCCTACGTACGGCTGATGCCGCCGGCGCCGACGGCGTCCTCATTCCCGAGCGCCGTGCCGTGGGGGTTACCGCCACGGTGGCCAAGGTTTCCGCCGGCGCCAGCGAGCACCTGCCCATCGCGCGCGTCACCAACCTGGGCCGTGCGCTCGAGGAATTAAAGGCACGCAATGTGTGGATCGTCGGCCTCGACGAGCGCGCCCCACAGTCCTACGAATCGCTCGACTACAACATGGACTGCGCGCTGGTGCTCGGCGCCGAAGGCAAGGGCATGCACGAGCAGATCCGCCGCCGCTGTGACTTCCTGGTCTCCATTCCCATGCTGGGCAAGGTGCCCTCGCTGAATGTCTCCGTCGCCGCTGCCGTGGTCATGTACGAACTCGTCCGCCAACGCCGGCTCAACCAACCGGAGGTGTCATCCTGA
- a CDS encoding phosphatase PAP2 family protein, with amino-acid sequence MANDFSASWWQRTNFVDRLYFAWYSGLGLIILLLRHRVSAWPAFLAVHVACVLVIAGLVAGASRSRLWRFLHHWYPLLMFIVCFEEVARLSFLFVDSWQDRYLLDLEAWLFPVPPTVWLGQFATPWLTEVLEVGYFSYFLLLMIVGGVLYHRRDMPAFRRAMSASVVSYMLCYLFFLGFPTEGPAHTLRHLHTVPLEGGPFHFLVNLIQKHGGVHGNAFPSSHVAAAVVALIYAWRYAPRLGVALAPLVVLLCIGAVYDRYHYVSDIVGGILIALLAEASLRCCCGGRGGGGSS; translated from the coding sequence ATGGCGAACGATTTCTCAGCTTCCTGGTGGCAGCGGACGAACTTCGTCGACCGCCTCTACTTTGCCTGGTACAGCGGACTGGGGCTGATTATTTTGCTGCTGCGCCACCGCGTTTCGGCCTGGCCCGCGTTTCTGGCGGTCCACGTTGCCTGCGTGCTGGTCATCGCAGGGCTGGTGGCGGGCGCGTCCCGCTCACGCCTGTGGCGGTTCCTGCACCACTGGTACCCGCTGCTGATGTTCATTGTGTGCTTCGAAGAAGTGGCCCGCCTCTCCTTCCTGTTCGTGGATTCCTGGCAGGACCGATATCTGCTTGATCTGGAGGCCTGGCTTTTTCCCGTTCCTCCCACTGTCTGGCTGGGGCAGTTCGCCACGCCCTGGCTGACGGAGGTCCTGGAGGTGGGATATTTCTCCTACTTCCTGCTGCTGATGATCGTCGGCGGCGTGCTCTACCATCGCCGCGACATGCCGGCTTTCCGGCGCGCCATGTCCGCCAGCGTCGTGAGCTACATGCTGTGCTACCTGTTCTTCCTCGGCTTCCCCACCGAGGGCCCGGCGCACACGCTCCGTCATCTGCACACCGTACCCCTCGAGGGTGGCCCATTTCATTTCCTGGTCAACCTCATCCAGAAGCACGGAGGCGTGCACGGCAACGCCTTTCCCAGCTCGCACGTGGCCGCCGCCGTAGTCGCGTTGATTTATGCCTGGCGCTACGCTCCGCGCCTGGGCGTGGCGCTTGCGCCGCTGGTGGTGCTGCTTTGCATCGGGGCTGTGTATGACCGCTACCACTATGTTTCCGATATCGTGGGCGGCATCCTGATCGCATTGCTGGCGGAGGCGTCATTGCGATGCTGCTGCGGCGGCAGGGGTGGCGGCGGCTCATCTTGA
- a CDS encoding acetyl-CoA C-acetyltransferase: MESVYLLSAVRTAIGKFGGSLATKSAADMGAVAARAALERAGVQADQVDETIFGNARQAGGGPNVARQISIRAGLPQEVPAFTVNQACASGMKSVALAFEEIRAGNLECVLTGGTESMSRLPYYLDGARWGYRLGHQELVDGMYRDGFFCPMARMVMGETAEVLAEQYKIPREEQDQYALRSQQRAQAAIEAGRFASEIVGVELEGKKGPQTFARDEHPFLGATLEKMAKLPPVFSKTGTITAGNSSGITDGAAALVVAGESFVKRHNLKPLARVMAATSAGVDPRLMGIGPVPALRKMKEKFGLDYAAFDLLELNEAFAAQVLACDRELHFDPEKLNVNGGAIALGHPIGCTGARITVTLLHEMLRRKAKRGMATLCVSGGMGMALALENVV, encoded by the coding sequence GTGGAATCCGTCTATCTCCTCTCGGCGGTGCGCACGGCGATCGGAAAGTTCGGCGGGTCGCTGGCAACCAAGTCCGCGGCTGACATGGGCGCAGTCGCAGCCCGGGCGGCACTGGAGCGCGCTGGAGTCCAAGCCGATCAGGTGGACGAGACCATCTTCGGCAACGCCCGCCAGGCGGGCGGCGGTCCGAACGTGGCGCGGCAAATCTCCATCCGGGCCGGCCTGCCGCAGGAAGTTCCCGCCTTCACCGTGAACCAGGCCTGCGCCTCCGGCATGAAGTCGGTGGCGCTGGCGTTCGAAGAAATCAGGGCCGGAAACCTGGAATGCGTGCTCACGGGGGGCACGGAATCCATGTCACGCCTTCCCTACTATCTGGATGGCGCGCGCTGGGGCTACCGGCTGGGACATCAGGAACTGGTGGACGGCATGTACCGCGACGGTTTTTTCTGCCCCATGGCCAGGATGGTGATGGGCGAAACCGCCGAAGTGCTGGCCGAGCAGTACAAGATTCCGCGCGAAGAACAGGACCAGTACGCGCTGCGGTCGCAGCAGCGCGCGCAGGCGGCCATCGAGGCGGGGCGGTTCGCTTCGGAGATCGTTGGCGTCGAGCTCGAAGGCAAGAAAGGCCCGCAGACCTTTGCGCGCGACGAGCATCCCTTCCTGGGCGCGACGCTGGAGAAGATGGCCAAACTGCCGCCGGTGTTCTCGAAGACCGGCACCATCACCGCGGGGAACTCGTCCGGAATTACCGATGGAGCCGCCGCATTGGTGGTAGCGGGCGAATCGTTCGTGAAGCGGCACAACCTCAAGCCTCTGGCACGGGTGATGGCGGCAACCAGTGCCGGCGTCGATCCGCGCCTCATGGGCATCGGGCCGGTGCCGGCGCTGCGCAAGATGAAGGAAAAGTTCGGGCTGGATTACGCCGCGTTCGACCTCCTCGAGCTGAACGAAGCCTTTGCGGCGCAGGTACTGGCCTGCGACCGCGAACTGCACTTCGACCCGGAGAAACTGAACGTGAACGGCGGGGCCATCGCGCTGGGACATCCCATCGGGTGCACGGGCGCGCGCATCACGGTGACGCTGTTGCACGAGATGCTGCGCCGTAAAGCGAAGCGAGGCATGGCGACGCTCTGCGTCTCCGGCGGCATGGGCATGGCGCTGGCGCTGGAGAACGTGGTCTGA
- a CDS encoding LytTR family DNA-binding domain-containing protein — translation MPLSALIVDDEQLARDELAYLLKSVGDVEVVAQGKNGLEAVNLIKEHTPDLVFLDVQMPGLDGFGVIKKLLDRRLPLPQIVFATAYDQYAVKAFEVNAVDYLLKPFDKKRVTQSVQKARRLRESAGAPAERLDALVKMLEGQKPQPNRILIKAAGRLFLVDQKDICYASIEDGVITVVTSAAEGQSNCRTLEELLSSLDANMFWRAHRSYVVNINRIREVVPWFKSSYQLRMDDKKQSEIPVSRAQTKRLRELFRL, via the coding sequence ATGCCGCTTTCCGCACTCATCGTGGACGACGAACAGCTCGCGCGCGACGAGCTGGCCTACCTGCTGAAGTCGGTGGGTGACGTCGAAGTCGTGGCCCAGGGCAAGAACGGCCTGGAGGCGGTGAACCTGATCAAGGAGCACACGCCCGACCTGGTCTTCCTGGATGTGCAAATGCCCGGCCTGGACGGCTTCGGCGTGATCAAGAAGCTGCTGGACCGGCGGTTGCCGTTGCCGCAGATCGTCTTTGCCACCGCCTACGACCAGTATGCCGTCAAGGCTTTCGAAGTGAATGCGGTCGACTACCTGCTGAAGCCCTTCGACAAGAAGCGGGTGACGCAGTCCGTACAGAAGGCCAGGCGTTTGCGCGAGTCGGCGGGCGCCCCGGCTGAACGTCTGGACGCCCTGGTGAAAATGCTCGAAGGCCAGAAGCCGCAGCCTAACCGCATCCTGATCAAAGCTGCAGGCCGCCTGTTCCTGGTGGATCAGAAGGACATCTGCTACGCCTCCATCGAAGATGGCGTGATCACGGTGGTGACCTCGGCCGCCGAAGGCCAGTCGAACTGTCGCACCCTGGAAGAACTGCTCTCTTCGCTCGACGCCAACATGTTCTGGCGCGCGCACCGCTCCTACGTGGTGAACATCAACCGCATCCGGGAAGTGGTGCCCTGGTTCAAGAGCAGCTACCAGCTCCGTATGGACGACAAGAAACAGTCGGAGATCCCGGTGAGCCGCGCTCAAACCAAGCGCCTGCGGGAACTGTTCCGGCTGTAG
- the purS gene encoding phosphoribosylformylglycinamidine synthase subunit PurS: MKAYVYVSLKKTVLDPQGKTIHGALKKMGYKGVGDVRQGKFFEIALDGGLTKDAAQAEVERMAREVLTNPVIEEFSYRIED; the protein is encoded by the coding sequence ATGAAGGCCTACGTGTACGTTTCGCTGAAGAAGACGGTGCTCGACCCCCAGGGCAAGACCATCCATGGCGCGCTGAAGAAGATGGGATACAAGGGAGTGGGCGACGTCCGCCAGGGGAAGTTCTTTGAGATTGCCCTCGACGGCGGACTGACGAAAGACGCGGCGCAGGCCGAGGTGGAGCGCATGGCGCGCGAGGTGCTGACCAACCCAGTGATCGAGGAGTTCAGTTACAGGATTGAAGACTAA
- the glmS gene encoding glutamine--fructose-6-phosphate transaminase (isomerizing) yields the protein MCGIVGYVGKKRVVPVILEGLKRLEYRGYDSAGIAVAGNGPGLEVRRAEGKLRNLEEAIRLKPLDGSYGIGHTRWATHGRPTEENAHPHRDCSGRIVVVHNGIIENYLSLKKKLIEEQHKFVTETDTEVIAHLVEKHLKPHNGHRPAFEEAVRRAVNELQGVFALAVITADEPNKIVAARNGPPAVIGLGKDEYFVASDVPAILYHTRDVFFLADGDLAVITPAGVQLSDFSGRPIVRQVQHITWDPIMAEKGGFKHFMLKEIYEQPRAVRDTTLGRVSLDTGKVFLEEMEITPAEFRAVKKVHIAACGTSWHAALAGKFMVERLARVPVEVDYASEYRYRDPLTGPDTVTILITQSGETADTIAAQREAKAKGSKTLAICNVVGSMVTREAAGTIYTHAGPEIGVASSKAFTAQLAAMFLFAVYLAETRGTISTEQARALLTELTRMPGKLEAILARDEEIEDLAKEYMRAQDFLFLGRGVHYPIALEGALKLKEISYIHAEGYPAGEMKHGPNALIDENLPVVIIATCDRNDPDSVLRYEKTMSNVKEVKARSGTVIAIATEGDEEIREAVDHVFYVPPAPELLSPILEVVPLQLLAYHIAVRRGCDVDQPRNLAKSVTVE from the coding sequence ATGTGCGGCATCGTCGGATACGTCGGCAAAAAGCGCGTCGTGCCCGTCATCCTCGAGGGGCTGAAGCGCCTGGAGTATCGCGGATATGACTCGGCGGGCATCGCCGTGGCCGGCAACGGACCGGGGCTCGAGGTGCGGCGCGCCGAAGGCAAGCTGCGGAACCTGGAAGAAGCCATCCGGCTGAAGCCGCTGGACGGCAGCTACGGCATCGGGCACACGCGCTGGGCCACGCATGGCCGCCCCACCGAAGAGAACGCCCATCCGCACCGCGATTGCTCGGGTCGCATCGTCGTGGTGCACAACGGCATCATCGAGAACTACCTCTCGCTCAAGAAGAAGCTCATCGAAGAGCAGCACAAGTTCGTCACCGAGACCGATACCGAGGTCATCGCCCACCTGGTGGAGAAACATCTGAAGCCGCACAACGGCCACCGGCCGGCATTCGAGGAAGCGGTGCGCAGGGCGGTGAACGAACTGCAGGGCGTGTTCGCGCTGGCCGTGATCACCGCCGACGAGCCCAACAAGATCGTGGCCGCGCGCAACGGGCCGCCGGCCGTGATCGGGCTGGGCAAGGACGAGTACTTTGTGGCCTCGGACGTGCCCGCCATCCTCTACCACACGCGCGACGTGTTCTTCCTCGCCGACGGTGACCTGGCGGTGATCACGCCGGCGGGCGTGCAGTTGAGCGACTTCTCCGGGCGGCCCATTGTGCGCCAGGTGCAGCACATCACCTGGGACCCCATCATGGCCGAGAAGGGCGGCTTCAAGCACTTCATGCTCAAGGAGATCTATGAGCAGCCACGGGCCGTGCGCGATACCACCCTGGGGCGCGTTTCGCTCGATACCGGCAAGGTGTTCCTAGAAGAGATGGAAATCACCCCGGCCGAGTTCCGAGCCGTCAAGAAGGTGCATATCGCGGCCTGCGGGACAAGCTGGCACGCCGCGCTGGCGGGCAAGTTCATGGTTGAGCGCCTGGCGCGCGTCCCGGTGGAAGTGGACTATGCCAGCGAGTACCGCTACCGCGACCCGCTGACCGGCCCGGACACGGTCACCATCCTCATCACGCAGTCGGGCGAGACCGCGGACACCATCGCAGCGCAACGCGAAGCCAAAGCCAAGGGCTCAAAGACGCTGGCCATCTGCAACGTGGTGGGCTCCATGGTGACCCGGGAGGCGGCCGGCACCATCTACACCCACGCGGGGCCGGAGATCGGCGTGGCCTCCAGCAAGGCCTTCACCGCGCAACTGGCCGCCATGTTCCTGTTCGCCGTCTACCTGGCCGAGACCCGCGGCACGATCTCGACCGAGCAGGCGCGGGCGCTGTTGACCGAGCTCACGCGCATGCCGGGTAAGCTGGAAGCCATCCTGGCGCGCGACGAAGAGATCGAAGACCTGGCCAAGGAGTACATGCGCGCGCAGGACTTCCTGTTCCTGGGCCGCGGCGTACACTACCCGATCGCGCTGGAAGGAGCGCTCAAACTCAAGGAGATCTCCTATATCCACGCCGAGGGTTATCCGGCGGGCGAGATGAAGCACGGCCCGAACGCGCTCATCGACGAGAACCTGCCGGTGGTGATCATCGCCACCTGCGACCGCAACGATCCCGACTCCGTGCTGCGCTACGAAAAGACCATGTCCAACGTGAAGGAAGTGAAGGCGCGCTCGGGCACCGTGATCGCCATCGCCACCGAAGGCGACGAGGAAATCCGTGAAGCCGTGGATCACGTCTTCTACGTGCCGCCGGCGCCGGAACTGCTTTCACCCATCCTGGAAGTCGTGCCGCTGCAGTTGCTGGCGTATCACATCGCCGTGCGGCGCGGATGCGATGTCGACCAGCCGCGCAATCTGGCCAAGTCCGTAACCGTCGAGTAG
- the dnaK gene encoding molecular chaperone DnaK, with protein MGKIIGIDLGTTNSVVAVMEGSEPKVIANEEGGRTTPSVVAFTKTGERLVGQVAKRQAITNPENTIYSIKRFMGRRYDEVTEEMKMVPFKVVKEGDHVAVEAAGKRYTPPEISALILQKLRKAAEDYLGEKVTEAVITVPAYFNDAQRQATKDAGRIAGLEVKRIVNEPTAAAMAYGLDKKKDETIAVYDFGGGTFDISILEVGEGVIEVKATNGDTHLGGDNIDQRIVDWLVEEFKKEEGLDLRAKGNEMALQRLRDAAEKAKIELSTTMETEINLPFITADASGPKHLVKKLTRAKLEQMVEDIIHRSVGPCQQALKDAGIDAGKIDEVVLVGGQTRMPRIQQLVRELFGREPHKGVNPDEVVAVGAAVQAGVLAGDVKDLLLLDVTPLTLAIETHNPHRPWEGGVATPMIPRNTTIPTKKTEIFSTAADNQSSVEIHVLQGERPLAKDNRTLGKFHLTGIPPAPRGVPQIEVTFDIDANGILNVTAKDMATGKDQKITITSSSGLSKEEVERMAKEAEAHAAEDRAKREEIEARNHLDAMVYNVERMLKEHGEKISGSEKENVEAALAEAKKALDGSDRAALDAASQRLTQASHKLAEQMYKAAQPPPGAQPGAQPGATNGAAGKKDGEVIDAEYVDVEEKK; from the coding sequence ATGGGCAAGATCATAGGAATCGACCTGGGGACTACCAACTCCGTGGTGGCCGTGATGGAGGGCAGCGAACCCAAGGTCATCGCCAACGAGGAAGGCGGGCGGACCACCCCATCGGTGGTGGCGTTCACCAAGACCGGTGAGCGGCTGGTCGGACAGGTGGCAAAGCGCCAGGCCATCACCAATCCCGAGAACACGATCTACTCCATCAAGCGCTTCATGGGGCGGCGCTACGACGAAGTCACCGAAGAGATGAAGATGGTCCCCTTCAAGGTGGTGAAGGAGGGCGACCATGTGGCGGTGGAAGCGGCGGGCAAGAGATACACGCCGCCGGAGATTTCCGCGCTCATCCTGCAGAAGCTGCGCAAGGCGGCGGAAGATTACCTGGGCGAGAAGGTCACCGAGGCAGTCATCACCGTGCCGGCCTACTTCAATGACGCCCAGCGGCAGGCGACCAAGGACGCCGGGCGCATCGCGGGCCTGGAGGTGAAGCGCATCGTCAACGAGCCTACGGCCGCCGCCATGGCCTATGGCCTGGACAAGAAGAAGGACGAGACCATCGCCGTCTACGACTTCGGCGGCGGCACCTTCGACATCTCCATCCTGGAAGTGGGCGAAGGCGTCATCGAGGTGAAAGCCACCAACGGCGACACGCACCTGGGGGGCGACAACATTGACCAGCGCATCGTGGACTGGCTGGTGGAGGAGTTCAAGAAGGAAGAGGGTCTCGACCTGCGCGCCAAGGGCAATGAGATGGCGCTGCAACGGCTGCGCGATGCCGCCGAGAAAGCCAAGATCGAGCTCTCCACCACCATGGAGACAGAGATCAACCTGCCGTTCATCACGGCCGACGCCAGCGGCCCCAAGCACCTGGTGAAGAAGCTGACGCGGGCCAAGCTGGAGCAGATGGTGGAAGACATCATCCATCGCTCCGTGGGCCCGTGCCAACAGGCGCTGAAGGACGCCGGCATCGATGCCGGGAAAATCGACGAAGTGGTGCTGGTGGGCGGGCAGACGCGTATGCCGCGCATTCAGCAGCTCGTTAGGGAGTTGTTCGGCCGCGAGCCGCACAAGGGTGTGAATCCGGACGAAGTCGTGGCGGTGGGCGCGGCGGTACAGGCCGGAGTGCTGGCGGGCGACGTGAAGGACCTGCTGCTGCTCGACGTCACACCGCTCACGCTGGCGATTGAGACGCACAACCCGCACCGGCCGTGGGAAGGGGGCGTGGCTACTCCGATGATCCCGCGCAACACCACCATCCCGACCAAGAAGACGGAGATCTTCTCCACCGCGGCCGACAACCAGAGTTCGGTGGAGATCCACGTGCTTCAGGGCGAGCGCCCGCTGGCCAAGGACAACCGCACGCTGGGCAAGTTCCACCTGACGGGGATCCCGCCGGCTCCGCGCGGGGTGCCGCAGATCGAGGTGACCTTCGACATCGACGCCAACGGCATCCTGAACGTGACCGCCAAGGACATGGCCACGGGCAAGGACCAGAAAATCACCATCACGTCCTCTTCCGGCCTGAGCAAGGAAGAAGTGGAGCGCATGGCCAAGGAGGCCGAGGCGCACGCCGCCGAGGACCGCGCCAAACGCGAGGAGATCGAGGCGCGCAACCATCTGGACGCCATGGTCTACAACGTGGAGCGCATGCTGAAGGAGCACGGGGAGAAGATCTCCGGCTCCGAGAAGGAGAACGTGGAAGCGGCGCTGGCCGAGGCCAAGAAAGCCCTCGACGGCAGCGACCGGGCGGCGCTCGACGCCGCCAGCCAACGCCTGACGCAGGCTTCCCACAAGCTGGCGGAGCAGATGTACAAGGCGGCCCAGCCGCCGCCGGGCGCGCAGCCTGGCGCTCAACCCGGGGCCACCAATGGCGCCGCCGGCAAGAAAGACGGGGAAGTCATCGACGCCGAGTACGTGGACGTGGAGGAAAAGAAGTAA
- a CDS encoding J domain-containing protein translates to MATATKDYYGILGVKRTASAEDIRKAFRKLARKYHPDLNPGNKAAEEKFKQISEANDVLSDPKKRKIYDRLGFYSDNIDAAAAEAAARGGYGPGAGFGGQAGPSVHFDFGGFDFSDFTEPGRKAGGTSFRDIFSGIFGGRGFGAEEAGPEPGTDLEYQVNVGFWQAIRGAVMRLNIARTETCARCKGSGAIDSGAQTCPECNGSGQVTQTSGRMKFKLACQRCGGSGKTRSQCPACGGEGVLHRTEPLEVRIKPGTREGQRIRLAGKGNAGLRGGPPGDLYIIVRTGEHPVFRREGDDIHITVPVTAMEAALGAKIEVPTIDGRALLKIPPGTRSGQRLRLREKGVPSATREGARGDEIVEVQIVVPMPRDERSKEILRELQKLNPEDPRAELWSKV, encoded by the coding sequence ATGGCCACTGCCACCAAGGACTACTACGGGATTCTCGGCGTGAAGCGCACCGCTTCGGCCGAGGACATCCGCAAGGCCTTCCGCAAACTCGCCCGCAAATATCATCCCGACCTGAATCCCGGGAACAAGGCGGCGGAAGAGAAGTTCAAGCAGATCTCCGAAGCCAACGACGTCCTGAGCGACCCAAAGAAGCGCAAGATCTACGACCGGCTGGGCTTTTATTCCGACAACATTGACGCGGCGGCAGCCGAAGCAGCGGCACGAGGCGGTTACGGGCCGGGCGCGGGTTTCGGCGGGCAGGCCGGACCGAGCGTGCACTTCGACTTCGGCGGTTTCGACTTCTCCGACTTCACCGAACCCGGCCGGAAAGCCGGCGGCACCAGCTTTCGCGACATCTTTTCGGGAATTTTCGGCGGGCGCGGCTTCGGCGCGGAAGAAGCCGGACCGGAACCGGGGACCGACCTGGAATACCAGGTCAACGTGGGCTTCTGGCAGGCGATTCGCGGCGCGGTGATGCGGCTGAACATCGCCCGCACGGAAACCTGCGCCCGATGCAAAGGAAGCGGCGCGATCGACAGCGGCGCCCAGACCTGTCCGGAATGCAACGGCTCCGGCCAGGTCACGCAGACCAGCGGGCGCATGAAATTCAAGCTGGCGTGCCAGCGCTGCGGCGGCTCGGGCAAGACCCGCAGCCAGTGCCCGGCCTGCGGCGGCGAGGGCGTGCTGCATCGTACCGAGCCGCTCGAAGTGCGCATCAAGCCGGGAACGCGCGAGGGGCAGCGCATCCGTCTGGCCGGCAAGGGCAACGCCGGGCTGCGCGGCGGCCCGCCCGGAGACCTTTACATCATCGTGCGCACGGGCGAGCACCCCGTGTTTCGCCGCGAGGGCGACGACATCCATATCACCGTCCCGGTCACCGCCATGGAGGCCGCCCTGGGGGCGAAAATCGAAGTGCCCACCATCGACGGCCGCGCGCTGCTCAAGATTCCGCCCGGCACGCGCTCGGGACAGCGCCTGCGGCTGCGCGAAAAAGGCGTGCCCTCGGCCACGCGCGAAGGGGCGCGCGGCGACGAGATCGTCGAAGTGCAGATCGTCGTCCCCATGCCGCGTGACGAGCGCTCGAAGGAGATCCTGCGCGAGTTGCAGAAGCTCAACCCGGAGGATCCGCGGGCGGAGCTGTGGAGCAAGGTGTAA
- a CDS encoding helix-turn-helix transcriptional regulator: MPKRKKQGAYMISAVAEMYGIHPQTLRLYEREGLLRPSRSEGNTRLYTDQDLERLEFILSLARELGVNIAGIAIILEMRARMEEMQRQMQEFVNFVKKEMLSRPMADPERGAIVPIRRVAPVGAVGKEKKGRR, translated from the coding sequence ATGCCGAAGCGCAAGAAGCAAGGGGCCTACATGATCTCGGCCGTGGCCGAGATGTACGGCATCCATCCGCAGACGCTGCGGCTGTATGAGCGCGAGGGACTGCTGCGGCCGTCGCGCTCCGAAGGCAACACCCGCCTCTACACCGACCAGGATCTGGAGCGGCTGGAGTTCATCCTTTCGCTGGCGCGCGAATTGGGGGTCAACATCGCCGGCATCGCTATCATTCTGGAAATGCGCGCGCGCATGGAAGAGATGCAGCGCCAGATGCAGGAGTTCGTGAACTTCGTGAAGAAAGAGATGCTCAGCCGGCCGATGGCCGACCCGGAGCGCGGAGCCATCGTGCCGATACGAAGGGTGGCGCCAGTCGGAGCGGTGGGGAAGGAGAAGAAGGGACGGCGGTAG